The DNA segment TTGATTATAAATAATCACAATAAACCTTTGAGGGTCAATATATCTTGCGTTTAATTACGCAATTTGTGTAAAAATTGCGTAATTTATATACCAATTTTTAGAGCGATCGCTGCACATAGAGTTCCTCTGTTGTGCTACCCCTGTTAAGGTGTACTAGAAAAAGAACTAATAAAAGGCTAAAACTCTTGCGGTACAAGTAAATATACCAATAGTAATCAAAAAACAGGAAAAAATAACCAACAATTCGTGGAAAGTTAAACATGGGATTATAGGTTGATCAGATAACGATAATTGATGGGTGCTGTGTCATGCTGAGTTCAATTTTCGATTCAAACACCCTCTAAAGCCAATTACCTACCAATACAAATGCTGACCAATAAAAAGGATGTTGGAAATCAGCGTTTTGCAAAAAAGTTAGTTGAGTTTGTCGTAATGCTTCTGCTTTGCTAATACCCGGCTGTCTGAGGTGTTTATAAAATTCCACCATAAATTTAGCAGTAGACTCATCTTTTACTGACCAGAGAGTAGCTAGAGTGCTGCGCGCACCAGAACGTACTGCTACCCCAGCCAAGCCTAATATAGCTCGATTGTCTCCTTTTGCTGTTTGACAGGCACTGAGAACCATTAATTCTACTGGTGTAGATTGTGATTCGTTTCTGGCTTGCAGAAATTCACTCAATTTTTTCACATTAATCTTTTCATTCCAACTAAGAATAAAAGTGTCATCAGACTGGCTACTAAACTGACCATGAGTAGCTAGATGTAACACCGAAAACGGTGTTGATTCTATGGCTTGTTTGAGGTTGGTGTCGGTAAAATTTTCATTTAAAAGTAGTTTTGAAGAAACTTCCTCAGAAATTTCTGTTACTTCCGATTTAACTGCTGGTAAAGCTTTAAAGCCTTGGCGTGATTCACTCAGCGCAGCTGTCATCAATTTGAGATTTTCCCGTTTGAGCGATCGCGCTGGCATCAACTGCATCCCTGGAGATATTGCTAAACTGTATTTCTCTAGCAAATACTGTTTGCCATCATGTAAAACTGCCATTGGGATATTGCGTAAAGAACCATCTAACACAAAAGCTAGTGTCTTGATTCCACTTTTGCTTAACTCAGATTCAAGAGGACGTATTAGCCAATCATAAAGTTTTCGAGAAACATTTAGCCTTTCCTCATTTGAGAAAATTGGGTTGAGAGATTGGCGTGTCTGTTTAATTATGTCTTCTATTTCTCTTGAAGATAGGACTGTTTTATAACTAGATAGGGGTTTGCCAGGAATAGATAGAATTACTTCTAAGCGATCGCCTAAAATAATCGGATAGATCACTGCTGCTTGTTTGTCGATTTGATCAATTTGCTCTGGTTTAGCGTTTAAACAAGCTTCCCGAAAGAAATTATCTAACTCTGCTAATTGCAACGCTTCGATTGTCTCTCGTGCTAACTTTAAGTTTCTTTGACTAGGTTGGGGCGATTCTAGTAATATATCCACTAACTCCCGATAAATTGGCTCCACACTCTCTTGAAAAGAAAACTGAACATTACGATTAATGGCTACTAAGTCACTACGCAGAGACTTGAGGGTTTTAACAGCACTATCATAAGCTGCGATCGCACCCTGATTGTCACCTTGTTTTTTTAGAATACGCCCAACTTGCCAAGCCGCTTGATAACTAATAT comes from the Nostoc sp. PCC 7120 = FACHB-418 genome and includes:
- a CDS encoding CHAT domain-containing protein; the encoded protein is MLNFTKYAVSLGGLTFFLITTNLAVLAQTNQELGQISQLNLQADSSLRQYSIIDSSNPKYQLHQGRKLFESGRFTEAVKFWEAAYIGFKNQGDSINEAWSLSYLSLAHQNLGDWQNAEVTIINSLNILKPLNVRKQGNSAILAVALNTLGNLKLSTGQAQAALTAWQDAESAYAVAGDEVGKLGSQINQSQAMRALGLYRRGQQLLVDVHQKLQNQPDSIIKAKALQSLGIAFQLVGDIQQSQEILQQSLKISKGLNSATDISNILFNLGNTARDLQQIEVAFDYYQQVVAQTTNSQLRVDAQLNQLSLYLETRKNKPSEALLSEIKWQLEKLPPSRLSVYAAINFVNNFTKLSKLDGNESVSYQESAQILARALRQAQMLGDLRSQGYALNELGKLYFEKRQLADALKLSQKALQITQEINAGDISYQAAWQVGRILKKQGDNQGAIAAYDSAVKTLKSLRSDLVAINRNVQFSFQESVEPIYRELVDILLESPQPSQRNLKLARETIEALQLAELDNFFREACLNAKPEQIDQIDKQAAVIYPIILGDRLEVILSIPGKPLSSYKTVLSSREIEDIIKQTRQSLNPIFSNEERLNVSRKLYDWLIRPLESELSKSGIKTLAFVLDGSLRNIPMAVLHDGKQYLLEKYSLAISPGMQLMPARSLKRENLKLMTAALSESRQGFKALPAVKSEVTEISEEVSSKLLLNENFTDTNLKQAIESTPFSVLHLATHGQFSSQSDDTFILSWNEKINVKKLSEFLQARNESQSTPVELMVLSACQTAKGDNRAILGLAGVAVRSGARSTLATLWSVKDESTAKFMVEFYKHLRQPGISKAEALRQTQLTFLQNADFQHPFYWSAFVLVGNWL